The Vibrio agarivorans genome window below encodes:
- a CDS encoding BCCT family transporter — translation MTKGIDKYSIDSTDYTVGQDNVQKWGFDVHNPVFGVSAGFIILFLIAAMVMDAGDAKAALDGIKWQIIGSFDWLFIWSGNIFVVFCLALIVTPYGKIRLGGQDATADYSFFSWLAMLFAAGMGIGLMFWSVAEPVAYFTGWYETPLAVEPNTPEAAKAALGATMYHWGLHPWAIYGVVALSLAFFTYNKGLPLSIRSIFYPILGDRAWGWPGHVVDILAVLATLFGLATSLGLGAKQAASGIQHVFGFEAGLTLQIIVIAVVTLLAVASVLRGIDGGVKVISNINMIVAFLLLFLVAALGFAVAMGSLPTTLMGYVESFIPLSNPHGREDELWMHGWTVFYWAWWISWSPFVGMFIARVSRGRTVREFMTAVLIVPTTVTLIWMSVFGGLAIDQVVNNVGQLGAKGLTDVSLAMFEMFDVMPMSTLLSIIAVILVMVFFITSSDSGSLVIDSITAGGKVDAPVLQRCFWAFMEGAIAAALLWVGGTQAVEALQAGAISTALPFTFVLLAMCVSLLMGMNTEKEYR, via the coding sequence ATGACTAAAGGTATAGATAAATACAGTATCGACAGTACAGATTATACTGTCGGTCAAGATAACGTTCAGAAGTGGGGGTTTGATGTCCATAACCCTGTGTTTGGCGTAAGTGCAGGTTTCATCATACTGTTTCTCATTGCCGCAATGGTGATGGACGCAGGTGATGCAAAAGCGGCGTTAGATGGTATCAAATGGCAGATTATTGGCTCGTTTGACTGGCTGTTTATTTGGTCAGGTAACATCTTCGTTGTCTTCTGTTTAGCTCTAATTGTAACGCCTTACGGCAAAATCCGTTTAGGTGGTCAAGATGCCACGGCAGATTACTCATTTTTCTCGTGGTTAGCGATGCTTTTCGCAGCCGGTATGGGTATCGGCTTAATGTTCTGGAGTGTGGCAGAACCCGTTGCTTACTTCACAGGCTGGTATGAGACACCACTTGCGGTAGAGCCAAACACACCAGAAGCGGCGAAAGCGGCGCTTGGCGCTACTATGTACCACTGGGGCCTTCATCCTTGGGCTATCTACGGTGTAGTGGCATTGTCTTTAGCGTTCTTTACCTACAATAAAGGCTTACCACTCTCTATTCGCTCTATTTTTTACCCGATTTTAGGTGATAGAGCGTGGGGTTGGCCTGGTCACGTCGTGGATATTCTCGCCGTGCTAGCGACGCTATTTGGTCTGGCGACATCGCTTGGCCTTGGTGCTAAGCAAGCGGCAAGCGGTATTCAACATGTGTTTGGTTTTGAAGCAGGTTTAACACTTCAAATCATCGTGATTGCAGTGGTAACGCTTCTAGCTGTCGCTTCTGTATTACGTGGTATTGATGGCGGTGTAAAAGTCATCAGTAACATCAACATGATTGTGGCTTTCCTTCTATTGTTCTTGGTGGCAGCGCTTGGCTTTGCGGTAGCAATGGGCTCACTACCAACGACTTTGATGGGATATGTTGAAAGCTTTATTCCTCTTAGTAATCCACATGGCCGTGAAGATGAGCTTTGGATGCATGGCTGGACAGTATTCTACTGGGCTTGGTGGATTTCATGGTCGCCATTCGTTGGTATGTTTATCGCACGAGTCTCTCGCGGTCGTACTGTACGTGAGTTCATGACAGCGGTTCTTATCGTTCCAACCACTGTGACGCTTATTTGGATGTCAGTGTTCGGCGGTCTAGCGATTGATCAGGTAGTCAACAATGTTGGTCAGCTTGGTGCGAAAGGCCTTACCGATGTATCACTAGCGATGTTTGAAATGTTCGACGTGATGCCAATGAGCACTCTGCTTTCGATTATTGCTGTAATTCTGGTTATGGTGTTCTTCATCACCTCTTCAGATTCAGGCTCACTGGTTATTGATAGCATCACCGCTGGCGGTAAAGTAGACGCACCTGTTCTGCAACGTTGTTTCTGGGCATTTATGGAAGGTGCTATCGCAGCCGCTCTACTATGGGTTGGTGGCACGCAAGCGGTAGAAGCACTGCAAGCGGGCGCTATCTCTACTGCACTGCCATTCACTTTCGTGCTATTGGCGATGTGTGTCAGCCTGTTGATGGGTATGAACACAGAGAAAGAGTACCGATAG